A single window of Ovis canadensis isolate MfBH-ARS-UI-01 breed Bighorn chromosome 15, ARS-UI_OviCan_v2, whole genome shotgun sequence DNA harbors:
- the FNBP4 gene encoding formin-binding protein 4 codes for MGKKSRAVPGRRPILQLSPPGPRSSTPSRDPEPEPDAEPDSTAAAAPSQPAPAAVSTTTTAVTAAAAASEDSPSEDPDEQEVVVEVPRVVQNPPKPVMTTRPTAVKATGGLCLLGAYADSDDEENDISEKPAQSKEANGNQSTDIDSTLANFLAEIDAITAPQPAAPGAASAPPPTPPRPEPKESAPALSSTTPNGTDSTQTAGWQYDTQCSLAGVGIEMGDWQEVWDENTGCYYYWNTQTNEVTWELPQYLATQVQGLQHYQPSCVTGAEASFVVNTDMYAKEKNASVSSSKSGPAVAKREVKKEVNEGIQALSNNEEEKKGVAASLLAPLLPEGIKEEEERWRRKVICKEVEPVSEEKEPGTPEAAPAVKPQDILLDSVDDPTQEDLCSVVQSGESEEEEEQDTLELELVLERKKAELRALEEGDGSVSGSSPCSDISQPASQDGMRRLMSKRGKWKMFVRATSPESTSRSSSKTGRETPENGETAVGAENSEKMDENSDKEMEAEESPEKLKVQTVPKVEEEQDLKFQIGELANTLTSKFEFLGINRQSISNFHVLLLQTETRIADWREGALNGNYLKRKLQDAAEQLKQYEINATPKGWSCHWDRDHRRYFYVNEQSGESQWEFPDGEEEEEESQAQESRDETLPKQSLKDKTGTDSNSAESSENSTGSLCKEPFSGQVSSSSLMPLTPFWTVLQSNVPVLQPPLPLEMPPPPPPPPESPPPPPPPPPPPVEDGEIQEVEMEDEGSEEPPAPGTEEDTPLKPAAQTTVVTSQSSADSTISSSPSTKAIKRKATEMSTAVVQRSATIGSSPVLYSQSAAATGQQAAGAGHQTAGVGHQAIAASHPATGMGHQARGMSLQPNYLGLASAPALMGYAECSVPMAVTAPTLQPVQARAAVPTTAIIEPPPPPPPPPPPPPPPAPKMPPPEKTKKGKKDKGKKSKTKMPSLVKKWQSIQRELDEEENSSSSEEDRESTAQKRIEEWKQQQLVSGMAERNANFEALPEDWRARLKRRKMAPNT; via the exons ATGGGGAAGAAGTCCCGGGCGGTACCCGGCCGGAGGCCCATCCTGCAGCTCTCTCCGCCAGGTCCCCGGAGCAGCACGCCGAGCAGGGACCCGGAGCCGGAACCCGACGCCGAACCGGActcgacggcggcggcggcgcccagCCAGCCGGCCCCGGCAGCGGTGTCGACGACGACAACCGCGGTGACTGCCGCCGCGGCGGCCTCGGAGGACTCGccctcagaag ATCCAGATGaacaggaggtggtggtggaggttcCCAGAGTTGTTCAGAATCCTCCCAAACCAGTCATGACCACCAGGCCCACTGCTGTTAAAGCAACAG GAGGTCTGTGCTTGCTTGGTGCATATGCTGACAGTGATGATGAAGAGAATGATATTTCAGAAAAACCAGCACAGTCTAAGGAAGCAAATGGAAACCAGTCAACCGATATTGACAGTACATTGGCCAACTTCCTAGCG GAAATTGACGCAATAACAGCTCCTCAGCCTGCGGCTCCTGGAGCAGCTTCTGCTCCACCCCCAACTCCACCCCGGCCCGAGCCAAAGGAATCGGCACCTGCCCTTTCTTCCACTACTCCTAATGGGACGGACTCAACCCAGACCGCAGGGTGGCAATATGATACTCAGTGTTCACTGGCAGGAG ttGGAATTGAGATGGGAGATTGGCAGGAGGTCTGGGATGAGAACACAGGATGCTATTATTATTGGAACACAcaaacaaatgaagtgacttgggAATTACCCCAGTATCTTGCCACTCAGGTACAAGGATTACAGCATTACCAGCCCAG ttgtgtaACAGGTGCTGAAGCTAGTTTCGTGGTGAATACTGACATGTACGCTAAGGAGAAAAATGCTTCTGTTTCTAGTAGTAAAAGTGGGCCCGCCGTAGCCAAGCGAGAAGTTAAAAAG gaAGTAAATGAAGGAATTCAGGCTCTCTCAAATaatgaggaggagaagaaaggggtggcagCATCACTGCTTGCTCCTCTGCTGCCTGAGGgaataaaagaggaagaagagagatggagaagaaaaGTAATTTGTAAAGAAGTAGAGCCGGTTTCGGAAGAGAAGGAACCAGGTACACCAGAAGCGGCGCCGGCAGTAAAGCCACAGGACATTCTGTTGGACAGTGTGGACGACCCCACTCAGGAGGACCTCTGCAGTGTTGTTCAGtcgggagaaagtgaagaggaagaagaacaaGATACCCTTGAGCTGGAGCTggttttggaaaggaaaaaa GCAGAATTGCGAGCCTTGGAGGAAGGAGATGGTAGTGTGTCAGGGTCTAGTCCGTGTTCTGATATCAGCCAGCCAGCATCTCAGGATGGAATGCGTAGACTTATGTctaaaagaggaaaatggaagaTGTTTGTTCGTGCAACCAGTCCGGAGTCTACCAGCCGAAGTTCCAGCAAAACTGGACGAGAGACTCCAGAAAATGGAGAAACTG CAGTTGGTgctgaaaattcagaaaaaatggATGAAAACTCAGATAAAGAGATGGAAGCAGAAGAATctccagaaaaattaaaagtacagACAGTACCTAAAGTAGAAGAAGAACAGGACTTGAAA TTTCAGATTGGAGAACTGGCAAATACCCTGACAAGTAAATTTGAGTTTTTAGGCATTAATAGACAGTCCATCTCCAACTTTCATGTGCTGCTTTTACAAACTGAG ACTCGGATTGCAGACTGGCGGGAAGGGGCTCTCAATGGAAACTACCTTAAACGAAAACTACAGGATGCCGCAGAACAGCTAAAACAATATGAAATAAACGCCACTCCCAAAGGCTGGTCCTGCCACTGGGACAG GGATCATAGACGATATTTCTATGTAAACGAACAGTCGGGCGAGTCTCAGTGGGAGTTCCCAGAtggtgaggaggaagaggaagaaagccaAGCCCAAGAAAGTAGAGACGAGACTCTTCCTAAGCAGAGCTTGAAAGACAAAACTGGCACTGATTCAAATTCTGCAGAATCTTCTGAGAATTCCACAG GTTCTCTTTGTAAAGAGCCCTTTTCCGGCCAAGTATCTTCTTCGTCACTCATGCCGCTCACTCCGTTCTGGACTGTCCTTCAGTCAAATGTGCCTGTGCTGCAGCCTCCGCTACCTCTGGAGATGCCGCCCCCTCCGCCTCCACCCCCCGagtcccctcctccccccccgcctccccctcctccGCCCGTGGAAGATGGTGAGATCCAGGAGGTGGAGATGGAAGATGAGGGGAGTGAGGAGCCGCCTGCTCCAGGAACGGAGGAGGACACTCCACTGAAACCCGCCGCACAAACCACAGTTGTCACTAGCCAG AGTTCAGCCGATTCTACCATCTCTAGCTCTCCTTCCACTAAAGCGATAAAGAGAAAAGCCACCGAGATGAGCACTGCAGTGGTCCAACGATCAGCCACCATCGGCAGTTCTCCAGTCCTCTACAGCCAGTCGGCTGCAGCTACAG GTCAACAGGCGGCAGGGGCTGGACACCAGACTGCAGGAGTTGGACACCAGGCAATAGCAGCTAGCCATCCAGCAACAGGGATGGGCCATCAGGCCAGAGGAATGAGCCTGCAGCCGAATTACCTCGGCCTGGCGTCGGCTCCTGCGCTCATGGGCTATGCTGAATGTTCTGTGCCGATGGCAGTGACCGCTCCCACGCTGCAGCCGGTCCAGGCCCGAGCTGCTGTGCCCACCACTGCCATTATtgaacctcctcctcctcctcctccccctcctcctcctccaccaccaccagctcccaAAATGCCACCACCTGAGaagacaaaaaaaggaaagaaagataag